From a region of the Thiomicrorhabdus sp. genome:
- the tilS gene encoding tRNA lysidine(34) synthetase TilS produces the protein MLPSDYGSDYSINSSVINFLSSVNDGDIVFVSFSGGLDSTVLLHAINENLIKLSLSTKLVAIYVDHGLQSDSKIWAKDCEQFCKEFSIDFVGLQIKVDSTARKGVEAVARALRYQAILDYIDSYSVESKHCVYLLTGHHRKDQAETFLLNLFRGAGVNGLSSMPISRKLMTNNAIEVIHSRPILDVPYSDIEQYAATNNLRYVTDKTNFETIYKRNIVRHKVLPELEKVWPHAETTLIRAAQNMQEAAVLLDLYAEQELKSYSHNTHYLTIKPFIEESWIKQKNIIRFWLKSYSPQIILSHSHYQWIEDAIKQFDESQNHGFRYELPGGSLRIYKNKLYFLEKNPQKYCYYFDSFAQIINTVKSNDDFFYSFTFNKLYSPLNISVRNIEKADNLKRKKLKLFFQKNNIPIWERLVWPVLEVNGELVAVLGCPNCIAKNEDAASGINKQTTINISEEQCMQWMGII, from the coding sequence ATGCTACCATCAGATTACGGTTCTGATTACTCTATTAACTCCTCGGTCATTAATTTTCTTTCTAGTGTTAATGATGGTGATATTGTCTTTGTTTCTTTTAGCGGTGGCTTGGATTCAACAGTTCTTTTGCATGCTATTAATGAAAATTTAATCAAATTATCTTTATCTACCAAGTTGGTAGCTATTTATGTTGATCATGGTCTTCAGTCAGATTCTAAAATATGGGCAAAGGATTGTGAGCAATTTTGTAAAGAGTTTTCTATTGACTTTGTAGGGTTGCAAATTAAAGTTGATTCAACCGCTCGTAAAGGAGTTGAAGCAGTTGCTAGAGCACTACGTTATCAGGCGATTTTAGACTATATAGATAGCTATTCTGTTGAATCCAAGCATTGTGTTTATTTATTAACGGGCCATCATCGTAAAGACCAGGCTGAAACGTTTTTATTAAACCTATTTAGAGGTGCCGGTGTAAATGGGCTTTCTTCAATGCCTATAAGCCGTAAGTTAATGACGAACAACGCGATTGAAGTCATTCACTCAAGGCCTATTCTGGATGTGCCTTATTCTGATATAGAGCAATATGCTGCCACTAATAACCTACGTTATGTGACAGATAAAACGAATTTTGAAACCATTTATAAGCGAAACATAGTTAGGCATAAGGTTTTACCTGAGCTTGAAAAAGTTTGGCCTCATGCCGAGACAACTCTTATTAGAGCAGCTCAAAATATGCAAGAAGCCGCCGTTCTATTAGATCTTTATGCTGAACAAGAATTAAAGAGTTACTCTCATAACACTCACTATTTAACAATTAAGCCTTTTATTGAAGAGTCTTGGATAAAGCAAAAAAATATTATTCGTTTTTGGTTAAAGTCATATTCACCACAAATTATTTTAAGCCACTCTCATTATCAGTGGATTGAAGATGCCATTAAGCAATTTGATGAAAGTCAAAACCATGGTTTTAGGTATGAGCTGCCAGGTGGATCTTTAAGGATTTATAAAAATAAACTGTATTTTCTTGAAAAAAACCCACAAAAATATTGCTATTATTTTGATAGTTTTGCTCAGATAATAAATACTGTTAAAAGTAATGATGATTTTTTTTATTCCTTCACTTTCAATAAGTTGTATTCACCTCTAAATATTAGTGTTAGAAATATTGAGAAGGCAGATAATTTAAAAAGAAAAAAATTAAAATTATTTTTTCAGAAAAATAATATTCCAATTTGGGAAAGATTGGTATGGCCTGTTTTAGAGGTTAATGGTGAGTTGGTTGCTGTGCTTGGATGTCCAAACTGTATTGCCAAAAATGAAGATGCAGCGTCAGGTATAAACAAGCAGACTACAATCAATATTTCTGAAGAGCAGTGTATGCAATGGATGGGCATAATTTAA
- a CDS encoding CTP synthase, with the protein MTKFIFVTGGVVSSLGKGIAAASLGALLEARGLKVSMLKMDPYINVDPGTMSPLQHGEVFVTDDGAETDLDLGHYERFVQRNFTRRNSFSTGQVYETVIRNERRGDYLGGTVQVIPHITDEIKKRIQKAASGFDVVLVEVGGTVGDIESLPFLEAIRQLSIEVGRDRAMFMHLTLLPYIAVAGEVKTKPTQHSVKELRSIGIQPDVLICRSEMALEESEKRKIALFTNVEERAVISSLDADTIYAVPRMLHEQGLDELVVKRLGIEAKPVNLSDWDEVVNAQLNPDKTVEIAMVGKYVDLTEAYKSLIESLIHAGIHTNTRVNIDYIDSESLETDGIDVLKNKDAILVPGGFGERGVEGKILAIQYARENKIPYLGICLGMQMAVVEFARNVAGLKDAHSSELNANTPHPVVALITEWTDENGVKVERTEDADLGGTMRLGGQNCVLTLDSKLREVYGSEVIRERHRHRYEVNDGYVPKLEEAGLIISGRSEDGNLVETIEVADHPWFIACQFHPEFTSTPRNGHPLFTAFVQAANAYKAKG; encoded by the coding sequence ATGACTAAATTTATTTTCGTAACAGGTGGTGTGGTTTCTTCTTTAGGAAAAGGCATTGCAGCGGCTTCTTTGGGAGCATTGTTAGAGGCTCGAGGCCTAAAGGTTAGCATGCTAAAAATGGATCCGTATATTAACGTTGATCCAGGAACCATGAGCCCTTTACAGCACGGTGAAGTATTTGTTACTGACGATGGTGCCGAAACCGATTTGGACTTGGGCCATTATGAGCGTTTTGTTCAACGTAACTTTACTCGTAGAAATAGTTTTTCTACAGGCCAGGTGTATGAGACGGTTATTCGTAATGAACGTCGTGGTGATTATCTGGGTGGAACCGTTCAAGTTATTCCCCATATTACTGATGAAATTAAAAAACGTATTCAAAAAGCAGCCTCAGGGTTTGATGTTGTCTTGGTTGAAGTAGGTGGTACTGTTGGTGATATTGAGTCACTGCCTTTCTTAGAAGCCATTCGTCAGTTAAGTATTGAAGTAGGGCGCGATAGAGCAATGTTTATGCATTTAACATTGCTACCTTATATTGCCGTGGCTGGAGAAGTTAAAACTAAGCCAACTCAACATTCTGTAAAAGAGCTACGTTCTATTGGTATTCAGCCAGATGTATTAATTTGTCGTTCTGAAATGGCTTTAGAAGAGAGTGAAAAGCGTAAAATTGCTTTATTCACCAACGTTGAGGAGAGGGCGGTTATAAGCTCTTTAGACGCGGATACTATCTATGCCGTTCCGAGAATGTTACATGAGCAAGGTCTTGATGAGTTAGTTGTTAAAAGACTTGGAATCGAGGCTAAGCCTGTTAATCTATCTGATTGGGATGAAGTTGTTAATGCTCAGTTAAATCCAGATAAAACTGTTGAAATTGCAATGGTCGGTAAATATGTCGATTTAACAGAAGCGTACAAATCATTAATTGAATCATTGATCCATGCTGGAATTCATACTAATACTCGAGTCAATATTGATTATATTGATTCTGAATCTTTAGAAACCGATGGAATAGATGTACTTAAAAATAAAGATGCTATATTGGTTCCAGGTGGATTTGGCGAACGTGGTGTTGAAGGTAAAATTTTAGCTATTCAATATGCTCGTGAGAATAAAATCCCTTATCTAGGTATTTGCCTAGGTATGCAGATGGCCGTGGTTGAGTTTGCCCGAAACGTTGCTGGTTTAAAGGATGCTCATAGTAGTGAACTTAACGCCAATACTCCACACCCAGTTGTAGCACTTATTACAGAATGGACTGATGAAAACGGTGTTAAAGTTGAAAGAACTGAAGATGCTGATTTAGGTGGTACCATGCGTCTAGGCGGTCAAAACTGTGTTTTAACGCTAGATTCAAAGCTGCGTGAGGTTTATGGTTCTGAGGTAATCCGCGAAAGACATAGACATCGCTATGAGGTAAATGATGGTTACGTTCCAAAGTTGGAAGAGGCAGGTCTAATCATTTCTGGACGTTCTGAGGATGGTAACTTAGTTGAAACAATTGAAGTAGCTGATCATCCATGGTTTATTGCATGTCAATTCCATCCAGAATTTACCTCAACACCAAGAAATGGACATCCACTATTCACAGCGTTTGTTCAAGCAGCTAATGCTTATAAAGCAAAAGGTTAA
- the kdsA gene encoding 3-deoxy-8-phosphooctulonate synthase: MNLCGYNVGIDQPFFLIAGPCVIESEQLAIDTAGQLKEMTESLGIPFIYKSSYDKANRSSTKSFRGLGVEEGLRILQKVKDEIGVPVLTDVHEDTPLDEVASVVDVMQTPAFLVRQTNFIQNVCRQGIPVNIKKGQFQAPWDMDQVVAKAHEVGNENIMVCDRGTSFGYNTLVSDMRGLASMRSTGCPVVFDATHSVQQPGGQGTTSGGQREMVPVLARAAIAAGVSGVFMETHPDPANALSDGPNMWPIGNLKPLLETLKMLDDTVKKQGFIENSLLGY; the protein is encoded by the coding sequence ATGAATTTATGTGGTTACAACGTTGGTATTGACCAGCCGTTTTTTTTGATTGCAGGTCCTTGTGTTATAGAGTCTGAACAGTTGGCAATTGATACTGCGGGTCAACTAAAAGAGATGACTGAATCATTAGGGATTCCTTTTATCTATAAATCTTCATATGACAAAGCAAACCGTTCTTCAACTAAAAGTTTTAGAGGTTTAGGGGTAGAGGAAGGTTTACGAATTTTACAAAAAGTCAAAGATGAAATTGGCGTGCCTGTTTTAACCGATGTACATGAAGATACGCCTTTAGACGAGGTAGCTTCTGTTGTGGATGTAATGCAGACTCCTGCATTTTTGGTTCGACAAACTAACTTTATTCAAAATGTTTGCCGCCAAGGTATTCCTGTAAATATCAAAAAAGGTCAATTTCAAGCACCTTGGGATATGGACCAAGTGGTCGCTAAAGCACATGAGGTGGGTAATGAAAACATCATGGTTTGTGATCGTGGTACTTCATTTGGATATAATACTTTAGTATCTGATATGCGTGGATTGGCTTCTATGAGATCAACGGGTTGTCCTGTTGTTTTTGATGCGACTCATTCAGTACAGCAACCTGGTGGGCAAGGTACAACTTCTGGCGGACAAAGAGAGATGGTGCCTGTTTTAGCTAGAGCTGCAATTGCAGCAGGTGTTTCAGGTGTATTTATGGAAACTCACCCAGACCCAGCAAATGCCTTGAGTGATGGACCAAATATGTGGCCAATTGGCAACCTTAAGCCGCTACTAGAAACGCTAAAAATGTTAGATGATACTGTGAAGAAACAAGGTTTTATTGAAAACAGTTTGTTAGGTTATTAG